From the genome of Streptacidiphilus sp. PB12-B1b:
GCGCACCGACGGCCCGTGGCGGACCCGGTCCCACCACATCAGGCACCCGCTCCCTGGTCCGGGCAGCGCGGCTCAGCCATCACCGCCGTTTCTTCCCGGAGGAGCGAGCCCCGGCCGGTGCTCCAGGCCGCGCCGGGGCTTGCCGGGGCGGGGGTCGGCACGGCGTCCGCGGGCAGGGCGTCGGCAAGGGTCTCGAAAGAGGGGAAGGCACCGTCCAGGCCCCAGATCCCGAAGACCCGCCTTGCCCCGGTACCGACAGCGGGCAGGACCAGGTGCACCGCACCGCGTTGCCCGAGCATGGCGCGCCGCAGTCCGAGCAGCAGACTTGCTCCGGAGGAGTCGCAGAACGTCAGCGCTCGCAGATCCACCACCATCCGGCGGCAGCCGTCGTCGACCGGGGCGTGCAGCGCCTGCCGGACCTCTGCGGTCGACTCCACATCCAGTTCGCCGCTGACGCGCACCCACTGCCAGCCCTGCACCGCGCCGGAACCGACCTGTGCTCGGGACACACCGCTCCCTTCCAGCGTCCAACGCGGACATATCGGCGACCT
Proteins encoded in this window:
- a CDS encoding STAS domain-containing protein, translated to MSRAQVGSGAVQGWQWVRVSGELDVESTAEVRQALHAPVDDGCRRMVVDLRALTFCDSSGASLLLGLRRAMLGQRGAVHLVLPAVGTGARRVFGIWGLDGAFPSFETLADALPADAVPTPAPASPGAAWSTGRGSLLREETAVMAEPRCPDQGAGA